Proteins co-encoded in one Hymenobacter swuensis DY53 genomic window:
- a CDS encoding zinc ribbon domain-containing protein YjdM: protein MDVKDSNGNLLAEGDAVTLIKDLKVKGSSLTLKRGTVVKNIRLTNSPAEIEGRAGGSTMVLKTEFLKKA, encoded by the coding sequence ATGGACGTAAAAGACAGCAACGGTAACCTGCTCGCGGAAGGCGACGCGGTTACGCTCATCAAGGATCTGAAAGTGAAAGGCTCATCGCTCACGCTCAAGCGCGGCACGGTAGTCAAGAACATCCGCCTCACCAACTCGCCCGCCGAAATTGAAGGCCGGGCCGGCGGCAGCACAATGGTGCTCAAAACCGAGTTCCTGAAGAAGGCCTAA
- a CDS encoding isocitrate dehydrogenase (NADP(+)) encodes MTKIKVANPVVELDGDEMTRIIWKFIKDKLITPYLELDIKYYDLGIEYRDQTNDQVTIDAANAIKQYGVGIKCATITPDEERVQEFGLKQMWKSPNGTIRNILDGTVFREPIVMSNVPRLVPNWTAPICIGRHAFGDQYRATDFVTKGKGKLTVTFQPEDGGEAQSFEVYNFKGDGVALAMYNTDESIRGFAHACFNQALSKGWPLYLSTKNTILKKYDGRFKDIFQEIYEADYLAKFKEAGITYEHRLIDDMVASALKWNGNFVWACKNYDGDVQSDTVAQGFGSLGLMTSVLVTPDGGTMEAEAAHGTVTRHYRDHQKGKPTSTNPIASIFAWTRGLEFRGKLDNNQELIDFCHALEQVCIETVESGKMTKDLAVCIHGNKVEHGKDYLYTEEFLAALDENLKAKLAK; translated from the coding sequence ATGACGAAAATCAAAGTAGCCAACCCGGTAGTAGAATTGGATGGCGACGAAATGACGCGCATCATCTGGAAGTTTATCAAGGATAAGCTGATTACGCCCTACCTGGAGCTCGATATCAAGTACTACGACCTGGGCATTGAGTACCGCGACCAGACCAACGACCAGGTAACCATCGACGCGGCCAACGCCATCAAGCAGTACGGCGTGGGCATCAAGTGCGCCACCATCACCCCAGACGAGGAGCGCGTGCAGGAGTTTGGCCTGAAGCAGATGTGGAAGTCGCCGAACGGCACCATCCGCAACATCTTGGACGGCACCGTATTCCGCGAGCCGATTGTGATGAGCAACGTGCCCCGCCTCGTGCCTAACTGGACGGCCCCGATCTGCATCGGCCGCCACGCCTTTGGCGACCAGTACCGCGCCACCGACTTCGTGACCAAAGGCAAAGGCAAGCTGACCGTGACCTTCCAGCCCGAGGACGGTGGTGAAGCACAATCGTTTGAGGTGTACAACTTCAAAGGCGACGGCGTAGCGTTGGCCATGTACAACACCGACGAAAGCATCCGGGGCTTTGCCCACGCCTGCTTCAACCAGGCCCTGAGCAAGGGCTGGCCGCTGTATTTGAGCACCAAGAACACCATCCTGAAGAAGTATGATGGCCGCTTCAAGGACATCTTCCAGGAGATTTACGAAGCTGATTATCTGGCCAAGTTCAAGGAAGCCGGCATCACTTACGAGCACCGGCTGATTGACGATATGGTGGCCTCGGCGCTGAAGTGGAACGGCAACTTCGTGTGGGCCTGCAAAAACTACGACGGCGACGTGCAGAGCGACACCGTAGCCCAGGGCTTCGGCTCGCTCGGCCTGATGACCTCCGTGCTGGTTACGCCCGACGGCGGCACCATGGAAGCGGAAGCGGCCCACGGCACCGTGACGCGCCACTACCGCGACCATCAGAAAGGCAAGCCCACCTCTACCAACCCCATTGCCAGCATCTTCGCCTGGACGCGCGGCCTGGAGTTCCGCGGCAAGCTGGATAACAACCAGGAGCTGATCGACTTCTGCCACGCGCTGGAGCAGGTGTGCATCGAAACCGTGGAAAGCGGCAAGATGACCAAGGACTTGGCCGTCTGCATCCACGGCAACAAAGTGGAGCACGGCAAGGACTACCTCTACACCGAGGAGTTCCTGGCCGCTCTGGACGAGAATCTGAAAGCCAAACTGGCTAAATAA
- a CDS encoding DUF58 domain-containing protein, translating into MAQPLDLAAVRSFSNLEFLARQLVEGFITGLHQSPYHGFSVEFSEHRLYNPGESTRHLDWKVFARTDKLFVKRYEEETNLRCHLLLDVSPSMYYPAPGHDKLRFSVLCAAALTTLLQKQRDAVGLVTFANEVELQTPVRSTSTHRHTLLLTLQQLLERASAPGRAHTNVAGVIHTIAQQIPKRSLVVLFSDMLGRAPEEQTETLAALQHLRHQHHEVLLFHVMDRATEADFNFQDRPYLFEDLETGQTIKLQPNQVREQYQATMRQYEQELALRCGQYKIDFVPVDIRKPFDKVLHAYLIKRGKVRG; encoded by the coding sequence ATGGCCCAACCGCTCGATCTTGCCGCCGTTCGTTCTTTCTCCAACTTGGAGTTTCTGGCCCGCCAGTTGGTGGAAGGCTTCATTACGGGCCTGCACCAGTCGCCCTACCACGGGTTTTCGGTGGAGTTTTCTGAGCACCGCCTCTACAACCCCGGCGAAAGCACCCGCCACCTCGACTGGAAGGTATTTGCCCGCACCGATAAGCTGTTTGTGAAGCGCTACGAGGAAGAAACCAACCTGCGCTGCCACCTGCTGCTCGACGTGAGCCCCAGCATGTACTACCCGGCCCCGGGCCACGATAAGCTGCGGTTTTCGGTGCTGTGCGCAGCGGCCCTCACCACCCTACTGCAAAAGCAGCGCGACGCCGTGGGTCTGGTTACCTTCGCCAATGAGGTGGAACTGCAGACGCCGGTGCGCTCCACCAGCACTCACCGCCACACCCTACTGCTCACCTTGCAACAGCTGCTGGAGCGGGCCTCCGCACCCGGCCGAGCCCATACCAACGTAGCCGGCGTCATCCACACCATTGCCCAGCAAATCCCGAAACGCTCGTTGGTAGTGCTGTTTTCCGACATGCTGGGTCGTGCCCCCGAGGAACAGACCGAAACCCTGGCCGCGCTGCAGCACCTGCGCCACCAGCACCATGAAGTGCTGCTGTTTCATGTGATGGACCGCGCCACCGAGGCCGATTTCAACTTTCAGGACCGGCCCTACCTGTTCGAGGACCTGGAAACCGGCCAGACCATCAAGCTGCAGCCCAACCAAGTGCGCGAGCAGTACCAGGCAACCATGCGGCAGTATGAGCAGGAATTGGCTTTGCGCTGTGGCCAGTACAAAATTGACTTCGTGCCGGTGGATATCCGGAAGCCGTTCGATAAAGTGTTGCACGCCTACCTGATAAAACGCGGCAAGGTGCGCGGCTAA
- a CDS encoding cation:proton antiporter — protein MSHYNLILVVLGVAILAVAWLPSLLKKFPLSYPILFVGLGMLVFWLPLGLPNPDPNEHSTFTMHLTEICVTVALTGTGLKIDRKFSLWRWRAPLQLVMVLMGITIAVFTVVAWKLGGLLPASALLLAATLAPTDPVLAGDVQVGNPGEGREDNVRFALTGEAGLNDGLAFPFVHLALVVLAASSLHLGQELLHWAWMDVLYRTGMGVLAGWLAGRVLSFLIFDLPRRVQINPEAYGFVALAVTLTAYGVTELLHGYGFLAVFVAAVTLRAHERSHEYHTEMHEFTDQLERLLIVVILLLFGGAIVRGLLAPLTWTGAALGLFLLLILRPMGGILTLGRSRVTWPERLVISFFGIRGIGSFFYLAFALHEAKFADGRALWAITGFTVLTSIILHGTLATPVMDWLDRRHGRPTAGELEEQQHQEAAPPAS, from the coding sequence ATGTCGCACTATAACCTGATTCTAGTGGTGCTGGGCGTGGCCATCCTGGCCGTCGCCTGGCTGCCATCTCTGCTGAAGAAGTTTCCGCTGTCTTACCCCATTTTGTTTGTGGGGCTGGGGATGCTGGTGTTCTGGCTGCCCCTGGGCTTGCCCAACCCCGACCCGAACGAGCACTCCACCTTCACCATGCACCTCACTGAAATCTGCGTGACGGTGGCCCTCACGGGTACGGGGCTCAAAATTGACCGCAAGTTTTCCCTCTGGCGCTGGCGGGCTCCGTTGCAGCTGGTGATGGTGCTGATGGGTATTACCATTGCCGTGTTTACAGTGGTGGCCTGGAAACTGGGTGGGCTGCTGCCGGCGTCGGCCCTACTGCTGGCCGCCACGCTGGCTCCCACCGACCCCGTGCTGGCCGGCGACGTGCAGGTGGGCAACCCCGGTGAGGGCCGCGAAGATAACGTGCGCTTCGCCCTGACCGGCGAGGCCGGCCTCAACGACGGGCTGGCTTTCCCCTTCGTGCATCTGGCCCTGGTGGTGCTGGCAGCCTCTTCGCTGCACCTGGGGCAGGAGCTGCTGCACTGGGCCTGGATGGATGTGCTGTACCGCACCGGCATGGGCGTGCTGGCTGGCTGGTTGGCTGGTCGGGTGCTGTCGTTTCTGATTTTCGACTTGCCTCGTCGTGTTCAAATCAACCCCGAGGCCTACGGGTTCGTGGCGTTGGCCGTCACGCTTACGGCGTATGGCGTTACGGAGCTGCTGCACGGCTACGGCTTTCTGGCTGTCTTTGTGGCGGCCGTCACACTGCGGGCCCACGAGCGGAGCCACGAGTACCATACCGAAATGCACGAATTCACCGACCAGCTGGAACGCCTGCTCATCGTGGTGATTCTGCTGCTGTTTGGGGGCGCCATTGTACGCGGGCTGCTGGCCCCGCTTACTTGGACCGGCGCGGCCTTGGGCTTATTCCTGCTCCTTATTCTGCGGCCGATGGGTGGGATTCTCACCCTGGGCCGCAGCCGCGTAACGTGGCCCGAGCGACTGGTTATTTCCTTTTTCGGCATCCGGGGCATCGGCTCCTTTTTCTACCTGGCCTTTGCCTTGCACGAAGCAAAATTCGCCGATGGCCGGGCGCTGTGGGCCATTACCGGCTTCACGGTGCTCACCTCCATCATTCTGCACGGCACGTTGGCCACGCCCGTTATGGACTGGCTTGATAGGCGGCACGGCCGGCCCACGGCTGGGGAGTTGGAGGAACAGCAGCACCAGGAAGCAGCCCCGCCGGCTAGCTAA
- a CDS encoding DUF3276 family protein has product MEDRHDQEEIYSQRIKAGKRTYFFDVKATRGQDYYLTITESKRRLRDDDTFSYEKHKIFLYKEDFLKFVDALQDAVDYVREELLTAEEVAELDRPRPAYEEREGGFNPNRTDDNY; this is encoded by the coding sequence GTGGAAGACCGTCACGACCAGGAAGAAATTTATTCCCAACGCATTAAGGCCGGCAAGCGCACGTATTTCTTTGACGTGAAAGCCACCCGCGGACAGGATTATTATCTGACCATCACGGAGAGCAAACGCCGCCTGCGCGACGATGATACGTTCTCTTACGAGAAACACAAGATTTTCCTCTACAAAGAGGACTTCCTCAAGTTTGTGGATGCCTTGCAGGATGCCGTGGACTACGTGCGCGAGGAGTTGCTGACGGCCGAGGAAGTGGCCGAACTGGACCGTCCCCGCCCCGCCTACGAGGAACGCGAAGGAGGTTTCAACCCCAACCGCACCGACGATAATTATTAA
- the ychF gene encoding redox-regulated ATPase YchF, whose protein sequence is MGLRCGIVGLPNVGKSTLFNALSNAKAESANYPFCTIEPNVGVITVPDERLQILEKLVNPKRVLPTIIEFVDIAGLVKGASKGEGLGNKFLANIREVDAIIHVIRCFDDPNIVHVAGGVDPVFDKDVIDTELQIKDLESIDKKLAKSERSAKNGDAQAKKEVAALQRFKDALEAGQNARALTVSAEELEAVADLQLLTIKPVIYVANVDEASAISGNAHTAALQAHVAQEGAEVVLVSAAIESQIAEMEDPEEKEMFLGEYGLTESGLNRLIRASYTLLNLITYFTAGVQEVRAWTVHRGDKAPAAAGVIHSDFEKGFIRAEVIKLADYQEYKTEVKIKEAGKMAVEGKEYVVQDGDIMHFRFNV, encoded by the coding sequence ATGGGTCTCCGCTGCGGTATCGTCGGCCTGCCGAACGTCGGCAAATCCACGCTTTTCAACGCCCTTTCCAACGCCAAGGCCGAGTCGGCCAACTATCCGTTCTGCACCATCGAGCCGAACGTGGGCGTGATTACCGTGCCCGATGAGCGGCTGCAGATTCTGGAAAAGCTGGTGAACCCCAAGCGCGTGCTGCCCACCATCATTGAGTTCGTGGACATTGCCGGCCTCGTGAAGGGTGCCAGCAAGGGCGAAGGACTCGGCAACAAGTTCTTGGCCAACATCCGCGAGGTGGACGCCATCATCCACGTTATCCGCTGCTTCGACGACCCCAACATCGTGCACGTAGCCGGCGGCGTCGACCCCGTATTCGATAAGGACGTTATCGACACCGAGCTGCAGATCAAGGACCTGGAGAGCATCGATAAGAAGCTGGCCAAGTCGGAGCGCTCGGCCAAGAACGGCGACGCGCAGGCCAAGAAGGAAGTGGCCGCGCTGCAGCGCTTCAAGGACGCTTTGGAAGCCGGCCAGAACGCCCGCGCCCTCACGGTTTCGGCCGAGGAGCTGGAGGCCGTGGCCGATCTGCAGCTGCTCACCATCAAGCCCGTGATTTATGTGGCCAACGTGGATGAGGCCAGCGCCATCAGCGGCAACGCCCACACGGCGGCTTTGCAGGCTCACGTGGCCCAGGAAGGCGCCGAAGTGGTGCTGGTATCGGCCGCCATCGAGTCGCAGATTGCGGAGATGGAAGACCCCGAGGAAAAGGAGATGTTCCTGGGCGAGTACGGCCTCACCGAGTCGGGTTTGAACCGCCTGATCCGCGCTTCCTACACCCTGCTCAACCTGATTACCTACTTCACGGCCGGCGTGCAGGAAGTACGCGCCTGGACGGTGCACCGCGGCGACAAAGCCCCCGCCGCTGCCGGCGTCATCCACTCCGACTTCGAGAAAGGCTTCATCCGGGCCGAGGTTATCAAGCTGGCCGACTACCAGGAGTACAAAACTGAAGTGAAAATCAAGGAAGCAGGCAAGATGGCCGTGGAAGGTAAGGAGTATGTGGTGCAGGATGGCGACATCATGCATTTCCGCTTCAACGTGTAA
- a CDS encoding universal stress protein, whose translation MKNLLVPTDFSPEAHYAFEAALQLAHRSGGHVTLLHVVDAPPAAGIATSGGMMAGDGLNNVYMLKLLQATKRRMHEWMAEARSVMPDVPVRDLVVTAEFEPAVLEIIREHHIELVVMGVHEHTSWTRFFLDSHTERVMRAAPCPVLTIKQPAPDFQVQHLVFASDFTAEADRAVPGLKQLQALFPEATLHLLDVVPSADRHGAALHDIEDFARRHQLTHYEAEVFDAPRVSTGIPRFAELAHADLVVMLTHGRSTLSHLFQSSTSEAVALHAPQPVMTVHA comes from the coding sequence ATGAAAAACCTGCTTGTTCCCACCGATTTTTCCCCGGAAGCACACTACGCTTTTGAGGCGGCTTTACAGTTGGCCCACCGCAGTGGTGGCCACGTTACGCTGCTACATGTAGTGGACGCGCCGCCGGCCGCCGGCATTGCCACTTCCGGCGGTATGATGGCTGGCGACGGCCTCAACAATGTGTACATGCTCAAGCTGCTGCAGGCCACTAAGCGCCGCATGCACGAGTGGATGGCGGAGGCCCGCAGCGTGATGCCTGACGTGCCGGTGCGCGACCTAGTAGTTACGGCCGAGTTTGAGCCCGCTGTGCTGGAAATAATCCGGGAGCACCACATCGAGCTGGTAGTGATGGGCGTGCATGAGCACACTTCCTGGACGCGGTTTTTCCTGGATTCGCACACCGAGCGGGTAATGCGGGCAGCTCCCTGCCCGGTACTCACCATCAAGCAGCCGGCCCCCGATTTTCAGGTGCAGCACTTGGTTTTCGCCTCTGACTTCACTGCCGAAGCCGACCGCGCCGTACCCGGCCTGAAACAGTTACAGGCGCTGTTCCCGGAAGCCACGTTGCACCTGCTGGACGTGGTGCCCTCCGCCGACCGGCACGGGGCAGCCCTGCACGACATTGAGGATTTTGCCCGACGCCACCAGCTCACTCACTACGAGGCAGAGGTGTTCGACGCGCCCCGCGTGAGCACCGGTATTCCGCGCTTCGCCGAGCTGGCCCACGCCGATTTAGTAGTGATGCTCACCCACGGCCGCTCCACGCTGAGTCACCTTTTCCAAAGCAGCACCTCCGAAGCCGTGGCCCTGCACGCCCCCCAGCCCGTCATGACGGTGCATGCCTGA
- a CDS encoding M48 family metalloprotease: MPTPSSFLYAGAALALLPAVGARFLTSAPAPQPAATTAAVSRPVQGAQPDPQVIAQFGLLGNAKLQTYIDQKGMQMGRVSDRPADVKGFTVVDSPIINAFATPDGHVYFTRGILAYFNNEAQFSGVLGHEIGHITARHGQKQQTRSTIANGALILGSILSKRVASLAQPASQVVGLGLLKYGRDDETESDQLGVKYSSKIGYDPASMADFFLTLSRTEQSSGAATVPTFLSSHPNSADRYTNVKKLAAQAEQQAGRQLAVNRDQYLRLIEGLPYGDNPREGYVENSVFYHPDLKFQFPVPQGWKSQNSPSQFQMAEPNGKAVQILLPAGNKGLDETAQALAEQLKLQNAQAQKTTVNNFPAIVIQGDQVGQDQQTGQQGITASTLTYLIQDGQTIYALVGLCGPGTLGTYGSTFQRTAQGFKRLTDASKINRQPERIRIKTAKAGQTLASALAANGISSKRYEEMAILNGMKTTDKLTAGMLFKVVGK; encoded by the coding sequence ATGCCTACTCCCTCTTCTTTCCTGTACGCTGGTGCGGCGCTGGCCTTGCTGCCGGCCGTTGGTGCACGTTTTCTGACTTCCGCCCCGGCCCCGCAGCCGGCGGCTACCACAGCAGCCGTTTCCCGCCCCGTGCAGGGTGCCCAGCCCGACCCCCAGGTAATTGCCCAGTTCGGCCTGCTTGGTAATGCCAAGCTCCAGACCTATATCGACCAAAAGGGTATGCAGATGGGCCGTGTTTCCGACCGCCCGGCTGATGTGAAAGGCTTCACGGTGGTCGATTCGCCCATTATCAACGCCTTTGCCACGCCCGATGGCCATGTGTATTTCACCCGTGGGATTCTGGCTTACTTCAACAATGAGGCCCAGTTCAGCGGGGTGCTCGGCCACGAAATTGGGCACATCACGGCCCGACACGGCCAGAAGCAGCAGACGCGCTCCACCATCGCCAACGGGGCCCTGATTCTGGGCTCCATCCTGTCGAAGCGGGTGGCCTCGCTGGCCCAGCCGGCCTCACAGGTGGTGGGGTTGGGTTTGCTGAAATACGGCCGCGACGACGAAACCGAATCCGACCAGCTAGGGGTGAAGTACTCCAGCAAAATCGGCTACGACCCGGCTTCTATGGCCGATTTCTTCCTGACTCTTTCGCGCACCGAGCAAAGTAGCGGCGCGGCTACGGTGCCCACGTTCCTGTCGTCGCACCCCAACTCCGCCGACCGCTACACCAACGTAAAAAAGCTGGCCGCCCAGGCCGAGCAGCAGGCCGGCCGTCAGCTGGCCGTGAACCGCGACCAATACCTGCGCCTGATTGAGGGCCTGCCTTATGGCGACAACCCGCGTGAAGGCTACGTGGAAAATAGCGTGTTCTATCACCCCGATCTTAAATTCCAGTTTCCGGTGCCGCAGGGCTGGAAGTCGCAGAACTCGCCGAGCCAGTTCCAGATGGCCGAGCCCAACGGCAAGGCCGTACAGATTCTGCTGCCCGCCGGCAACAAAGGCCTCGATGAAACCGCCCAGGCTTTGGCCGAGCAGTTGAAGCTCCAGAACGCCCAGGCCCAGAAAACCACCGTCAACAACTTCCCCGCCATTGTTATCCAGGGCGACCAGGTAGGGCAGGACCAGCAAACCGGCCAGCAGGGCATCACGGCCAGCACCCTCACCTACCTCATCCAGGACGGTCAGACGATTTACGCCTTGGTAGGCCTCTGCGGCCCCGGCACCCTCGGCACCTACGGCAGCACCTTCCAGCGCACCGCCCAAGGTTTCAAGCGCCTCACCGACGCCAGCAAAATCAACCGCCAGCCCGAGCGCATCCGCATCAAAACCGCCAAAGCCGGCCAGACGCTGGCCTCGGCCCTCGCCGCCAACGGCATTTCCAGCAAGCGCTACGAGGAAATGGCCATCCTCAACGGCATGAAAACCACTGATAAATTAACGGCCGGGATGCTGTTTAAAGTGGTGGGGAAGTAA